DNA from Nitrospira sp.:
TTGTCGCCAGGCCGTTCACCGTGGGGAGCAAGCGGAAGCGGAATGGAACGAGAAGTTCGCGGCGTACGAACAACAGTATCCGACACTTGCCCGCGAACTGCGTCTTCTCATCGAGGGAGTGCCGCCGCCAGGCTGGGACGCGAACATGCCGCAATTCCCCGCCGATGCCAAAGGCCTGGCTACCCGTGTCGCCTCGGGGAAAATAATAAAAGCCATCAGCCCGAACCTCCCCGGTCTGATCGGCGGCTCGGCCGACTTGAATCCGTCCACGTATACGGAACTGCATGAGGCAGGTAACTTTGAGCACCCCGCCACGGGGGTCGGTGATCTGCAAGGGTCGGCCGGCGGCGGCTGGAGTTATGCCGGCCGTAATCTGCAGTTTGGGGTGCGCGAGCATGCGATGGGTGCGATCTTGAACGGTCTGGCTACGCATGGAGGCATCATCCCGTTCGGCTCGACTTTTCTGACCTTCTCCGATTACATGCGGCCGCCGATTCGACTCGCCGCATTAATGGGGATACAGGTGCTGTACGTGTTTACGCACGACAGCCTCGCACTGGGTGAAGACGGCCCGACCCATCAGGCTGTGGAGCAGGTCGCCAGTCTGCGGGCAATCCCGCAACTCATGGTCATCCGTCCCGGCGACGCCAACGAGACGGCGGTGGCCTGGCAGGTCGCGATTGAAACGCGGGACCGTCCGGTGGCCTTGATCCTGACGCGGCAATCGGTGCCGACGCTCGACCGGTCGCAATTTGCCGCGGCGGACGGTCTCCGTCGCGGAGCATACATCCTGGCTGATCCGCCGCAAGGGGATCCCCACATGATCTTGATCGCCAGCGGATCGGAGGTTGACCTCATCGTGGCGGCGCGGCAGCTGTTGCAAGAGCGGAACATCGCGGTGCGCCTCGTCTCCATGCCCTGTTGGGAATTGTTCGAAGCCCAACCCCAGGACTATCGCGACTCCGTGTTGCTTCCGTCGGTCCATGCCCGGCTCGCGGTCGAAGCGGGCGTGACGCAAGGGTGGCACCGATACGTGGGTGACCAGGGAGACGCGATCGGGGTGGACCGGTTTGGCGCGTCAGCTCCAGGACCGGTGGTCATGCGCGAGTACGGTTTTACCGTAGACCACGTTTACGAACGTGCCATGAAGTTACTGGACCGAAAACGTCGAGGCCCGTCGTCGGATGCTCGTGGAGAAAGCCACGAAGGTGTGACGTAACGAGGGAGATGCGTATGGATGCGTGATGGGATTGCAGCGAATCATGCGGGGGGCCGTGAAGAAACAATTGACTCAGGCGCGACGCGAGTCCGGACACTTCCGGAAGGCGTGAGTGAAAGATGAAAGGCAATACACCGTGACGAACTACCAGTATCTGATCATCGGCGGCGGGATGACCGCAGCCGCCGCGGTGAATGGCATCCGCGAAGTCGATTCGACCGGAGGGATCGGGCTGATCAGCGCGGAACCAGATGCTCCGTACGACCGTCCTCCTCTCTCGAAGGCGCTATGGAAGGGCACACCCTTGGACAACATCTGGCGCAAGACGGAGAGCAACGGGGTGACACTTCACCTGGGCCGTACCGTCAAAGAGATTCTTCCCAAGCAGAAACGTGTCGTGGACGACAAGGGAGACGTGTGTACCTACCACAAGCTCTTGTTGGCTACGGGTGGCCGGTCACGGCATCTTGCATTCGGCGACGACCAGATCATCTACTTCCGTACCTTGGCGGATTATCGGCGTCTTCGTGCCCTTACCGAAACGGGTCAGCGGTTTGCCGTGATCGGTGGCGGGTTTATCGGTTCGGAGATTGCTGCGGCGCTGGCTCTGAACGGGAAGGAAGTGGTGATGATCTTCCCCGGCAAGGATATTGGGGATCGCGTCTTCCCGCGTGCGCTCGCCCAGTTTGTGTCCAACTTCTACATGCAAAAAGGCGTTGAGCTGTTGGCCGGCGAAAACATTGTCGGCATGGACACACGCGGGCATCAGCGTGTGTTGAAAACAAGTACGAATCGGGAAATCGTGATCGACGGCGTGGTGGCGGGAGTCGGCATCGAGCCCA
Protein-coding regions in this window:
- a CDS encoding Transketolase, with amino-acid sequence MNTTGETSLSPAQLDQLSIDAIRFLSVDAVQKADSGHPGLPLGAAPMAYVLWTRFLQHNPTNPHWFNRDRFVLSAGHGSMLLYSLLYLTGYDLSLDQIKQFRQWGSATPGHPERGVTPGVEITTGPLGQGFGNGVGMAIAEAYLAARYNRPGFDVIHHVTYGLVSDGDLMEGVAAEAASLAGHLKLGKLIYLYDDNHITLSASTQLTFTEDRAQRFAAYGWHTQSIGDGNDVDAIDVAIRAARQETERPSLILVRTHIGYGSPHKQDTFAAHGSPLGKEEVTLTKENLRWPVGPPFLVPEAVEQHCRQAVHRGEQAEAEWNEKFAAYEQQYPTLARELRLLIEGVPPPGWDANMPQFPADAKGLATRVASGKIIKAISPNLPGLIGGSADLNPSTYTELHEAGNFEHPATGVGDLQGSAGGGWSYAGRNLQFGVREHAMGAILNGLATHGGIIPFGSTFLTFSDYMRPPIRLAALMGIQVLYVFTHDSLALGEDGPTHQAVEQVASLRAIPQLMVIRPGDANETAVAWQVAIETRDRPVALILTRQSVPTLDRSQFAAADGLRRGAYILADPPQGDPHMILIASGSEVDLIVAARQLLQERNIAVRLVSMPCWELFEAQPQDYRDSVLLPSVHARLAVEAGVTQGWHRYVGDQGDAIGVDRFGASAPGPVVMREYGFTVDHVYERAMKLLDRKRRGPSSDARGESHEGVT
- a CDS encoding Ferredoxin reductase, with the translated sequence MKDERQYTVTNYQYLIIGGGMTAAAAVNGIREVDSTGGIGLISAEPDAPYDRPPLSKALWKGTPLDNIWRKTESNGVTLHLGRTVKEILPKQKRVVDDKGDVCTYHKLLLATGGRSRHLAFGDDQIIYFRTLADYRRLRALTETGQRFAVIGGGFIGSEIAAALALNGKEVVMIFPGKDIGDRVFPRALAQFVSNFYMQKGVELLAGENIVGMDTRGHQRVLKTSTNREIVIDGVVAGVGIEPNVELAKAAGLAVENGIIVDEFLRSSHSDVYAAGDVAEFYNPALGKRLRVEHEDNANSMGRLVGRNMAGKSEPYHHLPFFYSDLFELGYEAVGEVDSRLETYADWKRPNEEGVVYYLQNDRVRGVLLWNVWEQVEAARRLIAEPGPFTPKDLTGRLPAKIQA